From the genome of Vicia villosa cultivar HV-30 ecotype Madison, WI linkage group LG2, Vvil1.0, whole genome shotgun sequence, one region includes:
- the LOC131648097 gene encoding uncharacterized protein LOC131648097, which produces MNRATTSKAWIVAASVGAVEALKDQVSICRWNYALRQAQQHLRNRVRSYSQAKNLSSSSHVVCKLKDEKKAKQAEESLRTVMFLSCWGPN; this is translated from the coding sequence ATGAATCGTGCAACAACGAGTAAGGCTTGGATCGTGGCTGCTAGTGTTGGAGCTGTAGAGGCTTTGAAGGATCAAGTTAGTATTTGCAGATGGAACTATGctttaagacaagctcaacaGCATCTTAGAAACCGTGTTAGATCATATTCTCAAGCAAAGAATCTATCTTCTTCTTCGCATGTTGTATGCAAATTGAAGGATGAGAAGAAGGCAAAGCAGGCAGAGGAGTCACTCAGGACTGTCATGTTCTTGAGCTGCTGGGGTCCTAATTGA